In the genome of Dehalococcoidales bacterium, one region contains:
- the ppsA gene encoding phosphoenolpyruvate synthase, which yields MPEAIIWFKDISKEDVPIAGGKGANLGEMTKANIPVPPGFVVSVSAYFEFLENSGIVEDIQPLLKSLDIEDTKQLQRVAKIIKKMVLDCPIMPELADEIKAAYKQLGGGLVAVRSSATAEDLPEASFAGQQSTYLNIEGADEVVDAVLKCWASLFEPRAIYYRVQQGFDHFKVGIAVPVQRMIASVTSGVMFTVEPVTSNTREIVIEAIYGLGEGLVSGEVTPDLYIVDKEKLSILSKRISKQKSQLARNPVADGKDINTWQLIDKDLQGKIKLSDAEILELAQIGKQIEEHYNFPQDIEWAKENGKYYILQTRPVTTIKESVEEEPEINAPVLLSGVAASPGLASGPVKIIYEPSQLDRVHQGDILVTEMTTPDFVPAMKKAAAIVTDRGGRTAHAAIVSRELGIPCVVGTDLATSTLIDKKIITVDGSKGKVYSGKIARSITTTKMSNILRESLITKTKVYVNLAQPELADMISVRNVDGVGLLRAEFIIAQIGEHPKYMLKQNRGNEFVDKLYNGLLSFAKPFYPRPVIYRTTDFKTNEYRDLIGGRDFEETEENPMIGYRGASRYVTDIDSFQLEIEAIKRVRRDYKNLHVMIPFVRTVDELKRTKAILEENGLVRSEDFKLWMMVEVPSNIFLIEKFLSVGIDGISIGSNDLTQLTLGIDRDSAKLAPTFDERNEAVLVALERAVTVAKSMGVTASICGQAPSVYPELTEKLVSWGITSVSVSPDMIGTTRQIIAKAEAKLNHR from the coding sequence ATGCCTGAGGCAATCATTTGGTTTAAGGACATTTCCAAAGAAGACGTCCCGATAGCCGGCGGAAAAGGGGCTAATTTAGGGGAAATGACAAAAGCCAACATACCGGTTCCTCCCGGTTTCGTTGTTTCCGTAAGCGCCTACTTTGAATTTCTGGAAAATTCCGGAATCGTTGAAGATATCCAACCGCTTCTTAAATCCCTGGACATCGAAGATACCAAACAACTACAACGCGTTGCCAAGATAATCAAAAAAATGGTCTTGGATTGCCCGATAATGCCCGAATTGGCCGACGAAATTAAAGCGGCCTATAAACAATTGGGCGGCGGGCTGGTAGCTGTTCGCTCTTCGGCAACCGCCGAAGACCTCCCCGAAGCCTCGTTTGCCGGACAGCAAAGCACTTATCTTAATATCGAGGGCGCCGATGAGGTTGTCGATGCGGTGCTTAAGTGCTGGGCATCCCTTTTTGAACCGCGCGCTATTTATTACAGGGTTCAGCAAGGCTTTGACCACTTTAAGGTTGGCATCGCCGTACCCGTCCAGAGAATGATTGCATCCGTTACCTCAGGGGTTATGTTTACCGTTGAACCGGTAACCAGCAACACCAGAGAAATTGTAATTGAAGCGATTTACGGCTTGGGAGAGGGGTTAGTTTCGGGAGAAGTAACCCCCGACTTGTATATTGTCGATAAAGAAAAACTTTCTATTTTATCGAAAAGAATCAGCAAGCAGAAGAGCCAGCTTGCCAGAAATCCGGTTGCGGACGGTAAAGATATTAACACTTGGCAGCTGATTGATAAAGACTTACAAGGCAAGATTAAACTCTCGGACGCCGAAATTTTAGAGCTTGCCCAAATCGGTAAGCAGATTGAAGAACATTACAACTTCCCGCAGGACATTGAATGGGCCAAAGAAAACGGGAAGTATTATATTTTACAAACAAGGCCGGTAACCACAATTAAGGAATCGGTAGAGGAAGAACCCGAAATTAACGCCCCCGTACTGTTAAGCGGCGTTGCCGCCAGCCCGGGTCTTGCTTCGGGGCCGGTTAAGATTATCTATGAGCCCTCTCAGTTAGACAGGGTTCATCAGGGAGATATTCTTGTGACCGAGATGACCACCCCCGACTTTGTTCCGGCAATGAAAAAGGCGGCGGCAATTGTTACCGACCGCGGCGGAAGAACCGCGCATGCCGCTATCGTCAGCCGCGAACTCGGAATTCCTTGTGTTGTCGGTACCGATCTTGCAACATCAACCCTAATCGATAAAAAGATTATTACCGTTGACGGTTCAAAAGGTAAGGTTTACAGCGGTAAAATCGCCCGCAGTATAACCACTACTAAAATGTCGAATATCCTAAGGGAATCCTTAATTACCAAAACCAAGGTTTATGTCAATTTAGCCCAACCTGAACTCGCTGATATGATTTCCGTACGTAATGTTGACGGTGTCGGCCTGTTAAGGGCGGAGTTTATTATTGCCCAAATCGGTGAACACCCCAAATACATGTTAAAACAGAACAGGGGCAACGAATTTGTTGATAAGCTTTATAACGGCCTGCTTTCTTTTGCCAAGCCGTTTTATCCGCGCCCGGTAATTTACCGAACCACCGACTTTAAAACCAACGAATACCGGGACCTTATCGGCGGACGCGATTTTGAGGAAACGGAAGAAAACCCGATGATCGGTTATCGCGGAGCCTCCAGATACGTTACCGATATTGATTCGTTCCAACTCGAAATTGAAGCAATTAAGCGTGTCAGAAGAGATTATAAGAACCTGCACGTAATGATTCCTTTTGTAAGAACGGTCGACGAACTGAAAAGAACCAAAGCTATCTTGGAAGAAAACGGGCTTGTTCGCAGTGAAGATTTCAAGCTCTGGATGATGGTGGAGGTCCCCTCCAATATCTTCTTAATTGAGAAATTTTTAAGTGTCGGGATTGACGGTATTTCAATCGGCAGTAACGACCTAACCCAGCTGACTCTCGGTATTGACAGAGACAGCGCAAAACTGGCACCGACTTTTGACGAACGTAATGAGGCCGTTCTTGTTGCGCTTGAGAGGGCCGTTACCGTTGCTAAAAGCATGGGGGTTACCGCATCGATTTGCGGACAGGCTCCTTCGGTATATCCCGAACTGACCGAGAAACTGGTTTCTTGGGGAATCACTTCCGTTTCGGTCAGCCCCGATATGATTGGCACCACCCGCCAGATAATTGCCAAGGCGGAAGCCAAACTTAATCATAGATGA
- a CDS encoding deoxyguanosinetriphosphate triphosphohydrolase — protein sequence MIQNFNIRQRIEERELQLSKFAARSALSRGRERYEEPCPLRTAFQRDRDRIIHCKSFRRLKHKTQVFIAPLGDHYVTRLTHTLEVSQLARTIARALNLNEDLTEAISLGHDLGHTPFGHVGEDVLNELYDEGFKHNQQSLRVVEIVENDGRGLNLTWEVRDGILNHSKPGDTMYGENWGKVGTLEGEICKISDLIAYVNHDIGDSIRAGIITENDLPSSTLKLLGESHGERIDTMVSDIVESSWAANGNCETSERPSIKMSKEILGATNELRQFLFEKVYRVQSKEKESLAARKIVSKLYKYFLNHIDELPQEYRQLSDKTERCVVDYIAGMTDQYAINLAKQIPF from the coding sequence ATGATCCAAAATTTTAATATTCGACAAAGAATTGAAGAGCGTGAGCTGCAACTGTCAAAGTTTGCAGCTCGAAGCGCCTTATCTCGCGGCAGGGAAAGATACGAAGAACCATGCCCCTTGCGAACAGCATTCCAACGCGACCGCGACCGAATTATCCATTGTAAATCGTTCCGGCGCCTAAAACACAAAACTCAGGTCTTTATTGCCCCGCTTGGTGACCATTATGTTACCAGGCTAACGCATACCCTTGAGGTTTCCCAACTGGCAAGAACAATTGCCCGCGCCCTAAACTTAAACGAAGACCTCACCGAAGCCATTAGCCTCGGGCATGACTTGGGGCACACCCCTTTCGGGCATGTCGGGGAGGATGTGCTAAACGAACTCTATGATGAGGGGTTTAAGCATAACCAACAGAGTTTACGGGTGGTGGAGATTGTTGAGAACGATGGGAGGGGTTTAAACCTGACATGGGAAGTAAGGGACGGGATATTAAACCATTCCAAGCCGGGAGATACGATGTACGGGGAGAATTGGGGAAAAGTCGGAACGCTTGAGGGCGAAATCTGCAAAATATCCGACTTAATCGCCTATGTTAACCACGATATCGGGGATTCAATCAGAGCCGGAATAATAACCGAAAACGACCTCCCCTCTTCCACGCTGAAACTTTTGGGGGAATCCCACGGGGAGCGCATTGATACAATGGTAAGCGATATTGTCGAAAGCTCGTGGGCAGCCAACGGTAACTGCGAGACCTCGGAAAGACCTTCCATTAAAATGAGCAAGGAAATTCTGGGAGCCACCAACGAACTGCGGCAATTTCTTTTTGAAAAGGTTTACCGCGTTCAATCCAAAGAAAAGGAATCCTTAGCGGCCAGAAAAATTGTTAGTAAACTCTACAAATATTTTTTAAATCATATCGATGAACTGCCGCAAGAATACAGGCAGCTGAGCGACAAAACCGAAAGATGCGTGGTTGATTATATTGCCGGTATGACAGACCAGTATGCAATCAACCTTGCCAAACAGATTCCTTTCTAG
- a CDS encoding DNA alkylation repair protein codes for MQITDKLRAELLKNADEAVRLSGKRFFKEEVRLHGVKTPLAQKIGKTFFNDFKQEKSKAEIFALCEKLWQSGYLEEQIIACDWAYGLREKYEPADWEIFAGWINNYVSNWASCDTLCNHSVGHFTETYPIYVSGLKTLAKSANRWAKRASAVSLVIPARKGLFLDDIFEIATILLQDPDDLVQKGYGWMLKAAAEAHQQAVFDFVIANKENMPRTALRYAIEKMPPELKAAAMQK; via the coding sequence GTGCAAATAACGGATAAACTGAGAGCCGAACTTCTTAAAAATGCCGATGAGGCAGTGCGTCTTAGCGGCAAACGTTTCTTTAAAGAAGAAGTTAGACTGCACGGCGTTAAAACACCGCTTGCTCAGAAGATCGGCAAGACTTTCTTTAATGATTTCAAACAAGAAAAGAGTAAAGCGGAAATCTTTGCCCTGTGCGAAAAGCTATGGCAATCGGGCTATCTGGAAGAACAAATTATTGCTTGCGATTGGGCTTACGGGTTGCGTGAAAAGTACGAACCGGCGGATTGGGAAATCTTTGCCGGGTGGATTAACAATTACGTTTCAAACTGGGCATCCTGCGACACGCTCTGTAATCACAGTGTGGGGCATTTTACGGAAACCTACCCCATTTATGTGTCCGGGCTCAAAACGCTTGCCAAATCCGCAAACAGATGGGCTAAACGCGCCTCGGCGGTGTCGCTTGTAATACCGGCGCGCAAAGGGCTCTTTTTAGACGATATCTTTGAAATTGCGACTATCCTTCTCCAAGATCCGGACGATTTGGTGCAAAAAGGCTACGGGTGGATGTTAAAGGCAGCCGCTGAGGCGCACCAGCAAGCGGTTTTCGATTTTGTTATTGCCAATAAAGAAAACATGCCGCGAACGGCTCTGCGCTATGCGATTGAGAAAATGCCGCCGGAACTAAAAGCCGCCGCAATGCAAAAGTAG
- the rpoD gene encoding RNA polymerase sigma factor RpoD, which yields MKQENDKKTKKTTTKKKSETQLEEGLAEKEKEESINDGGAEEDFAIDDMPEDEFNPEKEELEEEPASEQDIKLTLLGPGEEPGIVDDPVRMYLHEIGRVLLLTAEEEKVLAKKMEAGRRIREIKENYIEQNGRTPTATEILLRMLEDLSNQIDILHLLQEELAVPLTENFKESIADTAVINSVANEIDQRLPQNIAQKTEQPVPDIEQAIINLYLNITLLPKDLLAAIDDNVQLADVKHLVTDQAFIDSVTVFDDKFQSHIDKILKDSDKSEKHLIEANLRLVVSVAKKHIGRGMPLLDLLQEGNMGLIRAVEKFDYHRGYKFSTYATWWIRQAITRAIADQARTIRIPVHMVETINKLLSVTRNLSQELGREPTPKEIGDELEISTDKVREIIKVSQLPISLEAPIGEEEDSHLGDFIEDQNALPPPDAASRQLLKEQIEDVLDSLTPRERRVLQLRFGLEDGRSRTLEEVGREFNVTRERIRQIEAKALRKLRHPSRSRRLKDYLE from the coding sequence ATGAAACAAGAAAACGATAAGAAGACTAAGAAAACAACAACAAAAAAGAAATCGGAGACTCAACTTGAAGAAGGTTTAGCCGAAAAAGAGAAAGAAGAGTCGATTAATGATGGGGGCGCCGAAGAAGATTTTGCAATCGACGATATGCCCGAAGACGAATTTAACCCCGAAAAGGAAGAACTTGAGGAGGAACCGGCAAGCGAGCAGGATATTAAGCTGACGTTACTCGGACCGGGTGAAGAACCGGGAATAGTTGACGATCCGGTTCGCATGTACTTGCACGAAATCGGCCGCGTTTTATTACTGACCGCGGAAGAAGAGAAAGTCCTTGCCAAAAAAATGGAGGCCGGCAGACGTATCCGTGAAATTAAAGAAAACTACATTGAACAAAACGGACGAACGCCTACGGCTACGGAAATTTTGTTGCGGATGCTCGAAGATCTTTCAAACCAGATAGATATATTGCATCTTTTACAAGAGGAACTGGCTGTTCCTCTAACCGAAAACTTTAAAGAGAGCATTGCCGATACTGCGGTTATTAATAGCGTTGCCAATGAAATCGACCAGAGACTGCCGCAAAATATTGCCCAAAAAACAGAGCAGCCGGTACCGGATATCGAACAGGCAATCATAAACCTTTATTTAAACATAACCTTGCTTCCGAAGGATCTTTTGGCTGCAATTGACGATAATGTCCAACTGGCGGACGTCAAACACCTGGTAACGGACCAAGCTTTTATTGATTCCGTTACGGTTTTCGACGACAAGTTTCAATCTCATATCGATAAAATCCTTAAGGACTCGGACAAATCTGAAAAACATTTAATCGAAGCCAACTTAAGGCTGGTTGTCAGTGTCGCCAAAAAGCATATCGGGCGCGGCATGCCGCTTTTGGATTTGTTGCAGGAAGGGAATATGGGTTTGATTCGTGCAGTGGAAAAATTCGATTACCACCGCGGGTACAAATTCAGCACATATGCCACTTGGTGGATTAGACAAGCGATTACGCGTGCCATCGCCGACCAAGCACGCACAATCAGAATCCCCGTGCATATGGTAGAAACAATTAACAAGCTTTTAAGTGTTACCAGAAACCTTTCTCAAGAACTGGGACGCGAACCGACGCCTAAGGAAATTGGAGATGAGTTGGAGATTTCGACGGATAAGGTAAGAGAAATTATTAAAGTTTCACAGCTGCCGATATCCCTTGAGGCGCCCATCGGCGAAGAAGAAGACAGCCACCTCGGCGATTTTATCGAGGATCAAAATGCGCTGCCGCCTCCCGATGCCGCCTCCCGCCAGCTTTTAAAAGAGCAAATCGAAGATGTGCTGGATAGCCTAACACCGAGGGAAAGACGTGTATTGCAGTTAAGATTCGGCTTGGAAGACGGCCGCAGCCGTACGCTTGAAGAAGTCGGGCGCGAGTTTAATGTTACCCGCGAACGTATCCGCCAAATTGAAGCAAAAGCCTTGCGCAAACTGCGCCACCCCTCTCGCAGCCGCAGGCTCAAAGATTATTTGGAATAA
- the dnaG gene encoding DNA primase, whose product MNIIEEVKQRIDIAEVVGQSTKLTKAGKNLKGLCPFHSEKHGSFFIYPDDQRWHCFGACNEGGDVFSFVMKQQNITFGEALRLLAEKAGIEVPSTSGQKEDKEKYDKLYQINQAAAQYYHNVIVNSEYGDKAKAYATKRGLNEKTISDFQLGYSLNSRDALKAYLLNKGFSENELLEAGVITKTEGKQSHDVFSNRFMFPIFDIKGRCCGFGGRAFEDNQAKYINSPQSAIFDKSGTLYGANLASQSIRRNDLAVLVEGYMDVIIAHQYGFANVIASMGTAVTEKQISILKKMTKNLVLALDSDAAGEEAILRSVEYENLIENEIKVALIPAGSDPDDVIRKDASEWQKIVENAIPLMDYTFDTVTAKLDLTTAKDKTIAAEKLLPVIAQMADKVRKAHYMQKLSRLIGVSLRELESMVKKPDYKFGIKKEASPTPTGTPRKFSQPLEEYCLTLLLQFPKLNSFKTKIKAEYFENSENREVFLALTKTEDLDSVRDNLDYAIRDYLDELLTKEVHPDKIEQKMSVCILRLREKFLRKLETEREVILAAEAASKGSIAELNKLAEHGIDVSVELKEIFSKKSAGGFYRGDIDETRKR is encoded by the coding sequence ATGAACATTATTGAAGAAGTAAAACAAAGAATCGATATTGCGGAAGTTGTCGGGCAATCTACCAAGTTAACCAAAGCCGGTAAGAACCTTAAGGGCTTGTGCCCTTTCCACAGCGAAAAGCACGGCTCCTTTTTTATTTACCCCGACGACCAAAGGTGGCACTGTTTCGGCGCCTGTAACGAAGGCGGAGATGTTTTCTCTTTTGTTATGAAACAGCAGAATATCACCTTTGGCGAGGCTTTGCGTTTACTTGCCGAAAAAGCCGGCATTGAGGTACCGTCAACAAGCGGGCAAAAAGAAGACAAAGAAAAATACGATAAACTTTACCAAATTAACCAAGCCGCCGCACAATATTATCACAATGTAATTGTAAATTCGGAATACGGCGATAAAGCCAAAGCCTATGCCACAAAAAGGGGCTTAAATGAAAAAACAATCTCCGATTTTCAATTGGGATACAGTTTAAACAGCCGCGATGCACTCAAAGCTTATTTGCTTAACAAAGGTTTTAGCGAAAATGAGCTTTTGGAAGCCGGGGTAATCACAAAAACCGAGGGCAAACAATCGCATGATGTTTTTAGCAACCGCTTTATGTTCCCTATCTTCGATATAAAAGGAAGGTGCTGTGGATTTGGCGGAAGGGCCTTTGAAGATAATCAGGCTAAATATATTAACTCCCCGCAATCGGCTATTTTTGATAAAAGCGGCACCCTCTACGGGGCTAACTTAGCCTCACAATCAATCCGCCGGAATGATTTGGCAGTCCTTGTTGAGGGCTATATGGATGTTATTATCGCCCATCAATACGGTTTTGCGAATGTTATTGCTTCGATGGGCACCGCTGTTACCGAAAAGCAGATTAGCATCTTAAAAAAAATGACCAAAAATCTGGTGTTGGCACTCGATTCCGATGCCGCCGGTGAAGAGGCTATACTGCGTTCCGTCGAATACGAAAACTTAATTGAAAACGAAATTAAAGTGGCGCTTATCCCCGCCGGAAGCGATCCTGATGATGTGATACGCAAGGACGCCTCCGAGTGGCAGAAGATTGTAGAGAATGCGATTCCCTTAATGGATTATACCTTTGATACGGTTACGGCAAAGCTGGATTTAACTACAGCCAAGGATAAAACGATTGCAGCCGAAAAACTTTTGCCGGTAATTGCGCAAATGGCGGATAAGGTGCGTAAAGCTCACTACATGCAAAAGTTATCGCGCCTTATCGGGGTAAGCCTGCGCGAACTTGAATCAATGGTTAAAAAGCCCGATTATAAATTCGGTATCAAAAAAGAGGCTTCCCCAACCCCAACGGGAACGCCCCGTAAATTTTCCCAGCCTCTTGAGGAATATTGCTTGACCTTACTGCTGCAATTTCCTAAACTTAATTCTTTCAAAACAAAAATTAAGGCGGAATACTTTGAAAACAGCGAAAATCGAGAGGTGTTTTTAGCACTTACGAAAACAGAAGATTTAGATTCCGTTAGGGATAATCTTGACTATGCGATTCGGGATTATTTGGATGAGCTGTTAACCAAGGAAGTGCATCCCGATAAAATTGAACAAAAGATGTCTGTTTGCATACTCAGGCTACGTGAAAAGTTCTTGCGCAAACTTGAAACAGAGCGAGAAGTGATTTTAGCCGCCGAGGCGGCATCCAAAGGCAGTATAGCCGAGCTTAACAAGTTGGCGGAACACGGGATTGACGTAAGCGTTGAGCTAAAAGAAATTTTTTCCAAAAAATCGGCCGGTGGGTTTTACAGAGGAGATATTGATGAAACAAGAAAACGATAA
- a CDS encoding tetratricopeptide repeat protein — MNNNEINMMLGRHFLNECNYNLAISALTKAIESESDNACLYDLRGIAYGSIQEYEKSIADFNMAIELNAQLSCAYNNRALSYWSIDMLEKALMDIDKAIELSQDNDGSSKAVYYSNRGLIQYALCNFNDAVLDCSIAILYGCETWENLNCLGEAFASLGKYEEALKYFHYALDINPNGINIFANYLSVKNISGNCEF, encoded by the coding sequence ATGAATAATAATGAAATTAATATGATGCTTGGACGGCATTTCCTGAACGAATGCAATTACAATTTGGCAATTAGTGCTTTAACCAAAGCTATTGAGTCAGAATCGGATAACGCTTGTCTATATGACTTGCGAGGAATTGCTTATGGAAGTATTCAGGAATACGAAAAATCTATTGCTGATTTTAATATGGCAATCGAACTTAACGCTCAGTTATCTTGTGCATATAACAACAGGGCTTTATCTTATTGGTCTATAGATATGCTTGAGAAAGCGTTGATGGATATTGATAAAGCTATTGAATTAAGTCAGGATAACGACGGGTCGTCTAAAGCTGTCTATTATTCAAACAGAGGGCTTATCCAGTATGCACTATGTAATTTTAATGACGCAGTATTGGATTGTAGTATAGCTATCTTATACGGTTGTGAAACATGGGAAAATCTTAATTGCTTAGGTGAAGCTTTCGCTTCGCTAGGAAAATATGAAGAAGCCTTGAAATATTTTCACTATGCCTTGGATATTAATCCCAATGGTATCAACATTTTTGCAAATTATCTTTCGGTGAAAAACATATCAGGCAATTGTGAGTTCTAG
- a CDS encoding SMC family ATPase, giving the protein MIPVRLKIRNFMPYRGDMPSFSFEGIQTACISGDNGHGKSAIIDALTWALWGESRAKNIDDVIHIKESEATIEFDFMAEGQLYRVIRKRARPKKATAAGQSSLDLMIFDNGEFKIISADKINETQAKITNEILRMDYDTFINSAFLRQGNADQFTRQQPAKRKEVLSNILGLDIYDKLESKAREMARKQHVDIKTTEKLIQDIDSELADQNELKSNLERAETELLQAEKAVKEKQTELDNVKQKRQALESKKPQLHQLEEHISSINKQLDLRIKEKEQHEKQISGYESLIVERNKIEKGYENFKQVKALCDEFNIKLQELNSLKDSQRRFERSVESALSELNAKKAELQKIIERLTDKAQKLEQYKSEMAKIEEAIPRLEKKEKDFEDNKQKRQALQSAVAQLKDNQEKLKLEIDGINDKLNLLCKEGENVCPLCETALGKEGLDIIRAKFGSDLEAKNELIKQKGSEITALLAEAQNIEKELSEKERELKSNREWLQNRVGSLKQSIDDATEAANELVEQKEMLADIEHKLETKDYSVSEQQELKAINANIASLDYDSEKHKSSQKELAELGEFETKKRQLEEATRYLATEKEDLAKTIVALNDLQKQLEIDNNKKDLIEKELEALSQLESESEQAEEIFRKVSAAQKEAQETTVRLKARLQHLQDQEKKKKEKEKQLKLLTNEISIYDQLALAFGKKGIQMMLIESSLPDVENEANDLLGRMTDNRMHVRFESQKPTKKGDVQETLEIIISDELGSRPYETYSGGEAFRIDLAIRIALSKLLAKRAGAPLPTLIIDEGFGSLDSTGIDKIKEAINSIKNDFEKIIVITHIEELKDAFPSRINVRKTPDGSVIELN; this is encoded by the coding sequence ATGATACCTGTCAGATTAAAGATTCGCAATTTTATGCCCTACCGCGGGGATATGCCTTCGTTTTCTTTTGAAGGTATCCAAACCGCTTGTATATCCGGAGATAACGGGCATGGTAAATCCGCCATTATTGATGCCTTAACATGGGCATTGTGGGGGGAATCACGCGCTAAAAATATCGATGATGTAATCCACATCAAGGAATCGGAAGCAACCATTGAATTTGATTTTATGGCTGAAGGGCAGCTTTACCGCGTAATCAGAAAACGTGCCCGCCCCAAGAAAGCCACCGCCGCCGGACAAAGCAGCCTCGATTTAATGATCTTTGATAACGGTGAATTTAAGATTATTTCCGCAGATAAAATCAACGAAACTCAGGCGAAAATCACAAATGAAATACTGCGGATGGATTATGATACATTTATTAACAGCGCTTTTTTAAGACAGGGCAACGCCGACCAATTCACGCGCCAGCAACCGGCAAAACGCAAAGAAGTCCTCTCCAATATCCTCGGGTTGGATATCTACGATAAGTTAGAAAGCAAGGCGCGCGAAATGGCTCGCAAGCAGCACGTGGATATCAAAACAACAGAAAAATTAATCCAAGATATTGATTCCGAGCTTGCCGATCAAAATGAACTGAAAAGCAACCTTGAACGGGCCGAAACGGAATTGCTGCAAGCGGAAAAAGCGGTTAAAGAGAAGCAAACGGAACTTGATAACGTTAAACAAAAAAGGCAGGCTTTAGAAAGCAAAAAACCGCAGTTACACCAACTTGAAGAGCATATTTCATCCATTAACAAGCAGCTTGACCTGCGCATCAAAGAAAAAGAGCAGCACGAAAAACAAATCAGCGGATACGAAAGCCTGATTGTTGAACGCAATAAGATTGAAAAAGGGTATGAAAATTTTAAACAGGTAAAGGCGTTATGTGACGAGTTTAATATTAAACTGCAGGAGCTCAACAGCCTCAAAGACAGCCAAAGGCGGTTCGAACGTTCGGTTGAGAGCGCCCTATCCGAATTGAACGCTAAAAAAGCGGAGCTTCAAAAAATAATCGAGCGACTTACCGATAAAGCACAAAAACTCGAGCAATACAAATCGGAAATGGCAAAAATCGAAGAAGCCATCCCGCGACTGGAAAAAAAGGAAAAGGATTTTGAGGATAACAAACAAAAACGACAGGCTTTGCAATCCGCAGTTGCGCAATTAAAGGACAACCAAGAGAAATTAAAGCTGGAAATTGACGGAATCAACGATAAGCTTAACCTTTTATGTAAAGAGGGTGAAAATGTATGCCCGCTCTGCGAAACAGCACTCGGTAAAGAAGGCTTGGATATTATACGCGCAAAATTCGGCAGTGACCTTGAAGCAAAAAATGAGCTCATAAAACAAAAAGGCTCTGAAATAACCGCGCTGTTAGCCGAAGCTCAAAATATCGAAAAAGAGTTATCGGAAAAAGAGCGAGAATTAAAAAGTAACCGCGAATGGCTGCAAAACCGTGTCGGTAGCCTCAAACAATCAATTGATGATGCAACGGAAGCGGCAAACGAACTGGTTGAGCAAAAGGAAATGCTTGCCGATATCGAACATAAATTAGAAACAAAAGATTATTCGGTAAGCGAACAGCAGGAATTAAAGGCTATTAACGCCAATATAGCATCGCTTGATTACGATTCCGAAAAACATAAATCATCGCAAAAAGAGCTTGCGGAGCTTGGGGAATTTGAAACCAAAAAGCGACAATTGGAAGAAGCAACGCGTTACTTGGCAACCGAAAAAGAAGATTTGGCAAAAACAATCGTCGCTTTAAACGACCTCCAAAAACAACTTGAAATTGATAACAATAAAAAAGACTTGATTGAAAAGGAACTGGAAGCTCTCTCGCAACTGGAAAGCGAATCGGAGCAAGCGGAAGAGATTTTTAGGAAGGTGTCTGCGGCCCAAAAAGAAGCCCAAGAAACAACCGTCAGGCTCAAAGCCCGTTTACAACACCTCCAAGACCAAGAGAAAAAGAAAAAAGAAAAAGAAAAGCAGTTAAAACTTCTTACTAATGAGATATCCATCTACGACCAACTGGCGCTGGCATTCGGCAAAAAGGGAATTCAGATGATGCTAATCGAATCATCTTTACCGGATGTTGAAAACGAAGCCAACGATTTACTGGGACGGATGACCGATAACCGCATGCACGTAAGATTTGAATCACAAAAACCCACCAAAAAGGGCGATGTCCAGGAAACGTTGGAGATTATTATTTCCGACGAGCTCGGATCAAGGCCTTATGAAACCTACAGCGGGGGTGAGGCCTTCCGTATTGACCTGGCTATCCGCATCGCCCTATCCAAACTGCTGGCAAAAAGAGCCGGAGCGCCGCTCCCTACTTTGATTATAGACGAGGGTTTCGGCTCGTTGGACAGTACCGGAATCGATAAAATAAAAGAGGCAATCAATTCAATTAAAAACGACTTCGAAAAAATAATTGTTATTACTCATATCGAAGAACTGAAAGACGCCTTCCCCAGCCGCATTAACGTTAGAAAAACGCCCGACGGGTCGGTAATAGAACTGAACTAG